One genomic region from Pseudomonadota bacterium encodes:
- a CDS encoding DUF5615 family PIN-like protein, translating to MKLLLDQGLPRSAVDGLRRAGHDTMHTGEVGLASASDSEIIEHARRDGWVIVTLDADFHAQIALEDVASPSVIRIREEGLRAEALVQLLLKVIQSCGDDLAKGAFVSATREHARVRTLPIGK from the coding sequence ATGAAGCTCCTCCTCGATCAAGGTCTGCCGCGATCTGCCGTGGACGGTTTACGCCGGGCCGGACACGACACCATGCACACCGGGGAGGTCGGGCTCGCGAGCGCGAGCGATTCCGAAATCATCGAGCATGCCCGACGCGACGGCTGGGTCATCGTCACGCTCGACGCTGACTTCCACGCGCAAATCGCGCTCGAGGACGTCGCCTCGCCGTCCGTGATCAGGATCCGGGAAGAGGGATTGCGCGCGGAAGCGCTCGTGCAGCTGCTGTTGAAAGTGATCCAATCGTGCGGCGACGATCTCGCCAAAGGCGCCTTCGTTTCTGCGACACGAGAACACGCGAGGGTTCGCACCCTGCCCATTGGGAAGTGA
- a CDS encoding DUF433 domain-containing protein, with translation MRHDRITRDPAQANGQPCIRGTRLTVRRVVEAVALYPDREQLRREYPDLEDEDVRQALAYAAAMLDDKLLPLSA, from the coding sequence ATGAGGCACGATCGCATCACCCGGGATCCCGCACAGGCGAACGGGCAGCCCTGCATCCGCGGAACGAGACTGACGGTTCGCCGGGTCGTGGAGGCTGTGGCGCTCTATCCGGACCGCGAGCAACTGCGCCGCGAGTATCCGGATCTCGAGGACGAGGATGTCCGTCAGGCGCTGGCCTACGCGGCCGCGATGCTCGACGACAAGCTCCTCCCCCTTTCCGCGTGA
- a CDS encoding response regulator transcription factor, with amino-acid sequence MTVLIAEDDDHIRKGLAEILRNEGYTAIEAADGVSALEQLATTAPDFVCLDIMMPGKSGYDVCREIRAGGSTVPIVFISAKSEEIDKVVGLELGADDFIVKPFGVKEVVARIRAVTRRCLAARRPPELPARFAIGDLEVSPDELRARRGDETIELSLREVKILELFSRNVGVVLERDAIFDACWGEKYFPLSRTLDQHVAKLRKKIEPDPKHPEIIRTVHGVGYRYDG; translated from the coding sequence ATGACCGTGCTCATCGCCGAGGACGACGACCACATCCGCAAGGGGCTCGCGGAGATCCTGCGCAACGAGGGGTACACCGCGATCGAGGCCGCCGACGGGGTGAGCGCGCTCGAGCAGCTCGCAACGACCGCGCCGGACTTCGTGTGCCTCGACATCATGATGCCCGGGAAGAGCGGCTACGACGTGTGCCGCGAGATCCGCGCCGGGGGCTCCACCGTGCCCATCGTGTTCATCAGCGCGAAGTCGGAGGAGATCGACAAGGTGGTAGGGCTCGAGCTCGGGGCCGACGACTTCATCGTCAAGCCGTTCGGCGTGAAGGAGGTCGTGGCGCGCATCCGGGCCGTGACCCGCCGCTGCCTCGCCGCGCGTCGGCCGCCAGAGCTCCCCGCGAGATTCGCGATAGGCGATCTCGAGGTCTCGCCGGACGAGCTGCGCGCGCGCCGCGGCGACGAGACGATCGAGCTGTCGCTGCGCGAGGTGAAGATCCTCGAGCTGTTCTCCCGCAACGTCGGCGTGGTGCTCGAGCGGGACGCGATCTTCGACGCGTGCTGGGGCGAGAAGTACTTCCCCCTGAGCCGCACGCTGGACCAGCACGTCGCGAAGCTGCGCAAGAAGATCGAGCCCGATCCCAAGCACCCCGAAATCATCCGCACCGTGCACGGAGTCGGGTACCGGTACGACGGGTGA
- a CDS encoding HAMP domain-containing histidine kinase: MKPRLAVAFIALVLVPLAAVVWLTIRNAEHEKRALAKNVDALLLAELEAIARQLSASMEARAQAMLRVLDGLDVDAAAIREAVRKEPSIRQIFVVGADGRLAHPPLDAPRNDGEEAFLRRTEHIWTAEESFFRPVDQPDPKGTTARAPGNRGGWYTWYWGRDVNFIYWRLDDEGRIRGAELDRMALLAGLVGELPSTHAEAAGDRSSRIELVGTDGSVIYAFGGHTPLAGAAPRVSKELDAPLASWRLRHYPSPGLEGKELGRGAKLGAFAAAFVLALVVVALAIYVFRAAGADAREARRRVTFVNQVSHELKTPLTNIRMYAELLEEAVDEDDAEPRRYLGVIVSESQRLSRLIGNVLSLARKQRNKLGVRPAEGRADLAIAAVLDQFAPSLEGAGFEVVREIAPDAKSLVDEDALGQIVGNLVSNVEKYAAAGKRLSVRSRRDGDKVVVEVADRGPGIPRSQRERIFAPFVRLSDDISEGASGTGIGLAIARELARLHGGDLELEPRETGAAFILTLYAPLTTGEGP; encoded by the coding sequence TTGAAACCCCGGCTCGCCGTCGCCTTCATCGCCCTCGTCCTCGTCCCGCTCGCGGCCGTCGTCTGGCTCACGATCAGGAACGCCGAGCACGAGAAGAGGGCGCTCGCGAAGAACGTCGACGCGCTGCTGCTCGCGGAGCTCGAGGCGATCGCGCGGCAGCTCTCCGCGTCGATGGAAGCCCGCGCCCAGGCCATGTTGCGGGTGCTCGACGGGCTCGACGTGGACGCGGCCGCGATCCGCGAGGCCGTGCGCAAGGAGCCGTCGATCCGGCAGATCTTCGTGGTCGGCGCGGACGGGCGGCTCGCGCATCCGCCGCTCGACGCGCCGCGCAACGACGGCGAGGAGGCGTTCCTTCGGCGCACCGAGCACATCTGGACGGCGGAAGAGTCGTTCTTCAGGCCGGTCGACCAGCCCGACCCGAAGGGGACGACGGCGCGCGCGCCGGGGAACCGAGGCGGCTGGTACACGTGGTACTGGGGACGCGACGTCAACTTCATCTACTGGCGGCTCGACGACGAGGGGCGGATCCGCGGCGCGGAGCTCGATCGGATGGCGCTGCTCGCCGGCCTGGTCGGAGAGCTTCCCTCCACGCACGCCGAGGCCGCCGGCGATCGATCGAGCCGTATCGAGCTCGTCGGCACGGACGGGTCCGTGATCTACGCGTTCGGCGGCCACACGCCCCTCGCGGGGGCCGCCCCGCGCGTCTCGAAGGAGCTGGACGCGCCGCTCGCCTCCTGGCGCCTGCGCCACTACCCGAGCCCCGGCCTCGAGGGAAAGGAGCTCGGGCGCGGCGCGAAGCTCGGCGCGTTCGCGGCGGCGTTCGTCCTCGCGCTCGTGGTCGTCGCCCTCGCGATCTATGTCTTCCGCGCGGCCGGCGCCGACGCGCGCGAGGCCCGGCGGCGGGTGACCTTCGTCAACCAGGTCTCGCACGAGCTCAAGACCCCGCTCACCAACATCCGGATGTACGCCGAGCTGCTCGAGGAGGCCGTCGACGAGGACGACGCCGAGCCGCGGCGCTACCTCGGCGTCATCGTCTCCGAGAGCCAGCGCCTGAGCAGGCTGATAGGGAACGTGCTCAGCCTGGCCCGCAAGCAGCGGAACAAGCTCGGCGTCCGCCCCGCCGAGGGCCGCGCGGATCTGGCGATCGCGGCGGTGCTCGATCAGTTCGCCCCGAGCCTCGAGGGCGCCGGCTTCGAGGTCGTGCGGGAGATCGCGCCCGACGCGAAGTCCCTCGTCGACGAGGACGCCCTCGGCCAGATCGTCGGCAACCTGGTGAGCAACGTGGAGAAGTACGCGGCCGCCGGCAAGCGGCTCTCCGTGCGCAGCCGCCGCGACGGGGACAAGGTCGTCGTCGAGGTCGCGGATCGCGGCCCGGGGATCCCGCGGAGCCAGCGGGAGCGGATCTTCGCGCCGTTCGTCCGCCTTTCGGACGACATCTCCGAGGGCGCGAGCGGCACGGGCATCGGGCTCGCCATCGCTCGGGAGCTCGCCCGCCTCCACGGCGGCGACCTCGAGCTCGAGCCGCGCGAAACCGGGGCCGCGTTCATCCTGACGCTGTACGCACCCCTCACCACGGGAGAAGGACCATGA
- a CDS encoding VWA domain-containing protein: MFNARSHFAPLALAAAAVLAAEIATAEQIRLDVAVSSPVMLAGSAQRAYVKVGLTGFPLIGTGRRTPTNVSIVLDRSGSMSGEKLRKAKEAALLAIDRLGPDDIVSVVAYNHTVDVLVPATKVRDREEIYRKIQSLHAAGDTALFAGVSKGAREVLKFAERHRVNRIVLVSDGLANVGPSSPGDLGDLGWSLAKQGISVTTIGLGEGYNEDLMVALAGQSDGNHAFAENATDLARIFGHELGDVLSVIARELTVRIDCAPGVRPIRVLGRRAEINGRQIVTTLNQLYADQEKFVLFEVEVPGRSAGSELEIATVDVRYANTVSRTTDVLGSRAVVSFSSSWATVESGQNKGVLVASVELLANEANKNAVALRDQGRIEEAEAALEANAAFLDKEAARYKSEQLRGRAASNRKAKMKLAPSEWNKQRKAMADDAFQLENQQAW; this comes from the coding sequence ATGTTCAACGCAAGAAGCCACTTCGCGCCGCTCGCGCTCGCCGCGGCCGCGGTCCTCGCGGCGGAGATCGCCACGGCGGAACAGATCCGCCTCGACGTCGCCGTGAGCAGCCCGGTGATGCTCGCCGGCTCGGCACAGCGGGCGTACGTCAAGGTGGGGCTCACCGGGTTCCCGCTCATCGGGACAGGCCGCCGGACGCCGACGAACGTGTCCATCGTGCTCGATCGCTCGGGCTCGATGTCGGGCGAGAAGCTCCGCAAGGCCAAGGAGGCCGCGCTGCTGGCGATCGACCGGCTCGGCCCGGACGACATCGTATCGGTGGTCGCGTACAACCACACCGTCGACGTGCTCGTCCCGGCGACCAAGGTGCGCGACAGGGAGGAGATCTACCGAAAGATCCAGAGCCTCCACGCGGCCGGTGACACGGCCCTCTTCGCGGGGGTCAGCAAGGGCGCGCGGGAGGTGCTCAAGTTCGCGGAACGCCACCGCGTGAACCGTATCGTGCTCGTCTCGGACGGCCTCGCGAACGTCGGCCCGAGCAGCCCGGGCGATCTCGGCGACCTCGGCTGGTCGCTCGCGAAGCAGGGGATCTCCGTCACGACGATCGGCCTCGGCGAGGGGTACAACGAGGATCTCATGGTCGCGCTCGCCGGCCAGAGCGACGGCAACCACGCCTTCGCGGAGAACGCCACGGATCTGGCGCGGATCTTCGGGCACGAGCTCGGGGACGTCCTGTCCGTCATCGCGCGGGAGCTGACCGTGCGGATCGACTGCGCGCCCGGCGTCCGCCCGATCCGCGTCCTCGGCCGGCGGGCCGAGATCAACGGCCGCCAGATCGTCACGACCCTGAACCAGCTGTACGCGGATCAGGAGAAGTTCGTGCTCTTCGAGGTCGAGGTCCCGGGGCGCTCGGCCGGCTCCGAGCTCGAGATCGCGACCGTCGACGTCCGTTACGCGAACACGGTCTCGCGGACGACCGACGTGCTCGGCAGCCGCGCCGTGGTCTCCTTCTCGAGCTCGTGGGCCACGGTCGAGTCCGGGCAGAACAAGGGCGTGCTCGTGGCGAGCGTGGAGCTGCTCGCGAACGAGGCGAACAAGAACGCCGTCGCGCTGCGGGATCAGGGCCGGATAGAGGAAGCGGAGGCGGCGCTCGAGGCCAACGCCGCGTTCCTCGACAAGGAGGCCGCGCGCTACAAGTCCGAGCAGCTGCGGGGCCGGGCGGCGTCGAACCGCAAGGCGAAGATGAAGCTCGCGCCGAGCGAGTGGAACAAGCAGCGCAAGGCGATGGCCGACGACGCGTTCCAGCTCGAGAACCAGCAGGCATGGTAA
- a CDS encoding ATP synthase F0 subunit B has protein sequence MVPHFLSIAAAGSIVDIDGTFFIQLGIFTFASVVLYAILVRPVVRLIEARREATEGTAERAVRMNEEAATLSRDVDRQIMDIRSAANAERLRTVEEARRQEREVLDRARAESRRAIAEARERMEKSAVEVRAGLRREVDAHASIVAARVLGRSL, from the coding sequence ATGGTACCTCACTTTCTATCCATCGCTGCGGCAGGCTCCATCGTCGACATCGACGGGACGTTCTTCATCCAGCTCGGGATCTTCACGTTCGCCAGCGTCGTCCTGTACGCCATCCTCGTGCGGCCCGTGGTCCGGCTGATCGAGGCGCGGCGGGAGGCGACCGAGGGCACGGCGGAGCGCGCCGTACGCATGAACGAAGAGGCGGCGACGCTCTCGCGCGACGTCGACCGTCAGATCATGGACATCCGCTCGGCCGCGAACGCGGAGCGCCTGAGGACCGTCGAGGAGGCGCGCCGACAGGAGCGCGAGGTGCTCGATCGGGCGCGCGCCGAGTCGCGGCGGGCGATCGCGGAGGCCCGCGAGCGCATGGAGAAGAGCGCGGTCGAGGTGCGGGCCGGGTTGCGGCGCGAGGTCGACGCCCACGCGTCGATCGTCGCCGCCAGGGTGCTGGGCCGGTCCTTGTGA
- a CDS encoding ATP synthase F0 subunit B produces MLLRLTFGLVLACALCAAGPALATQPAEAEAAGEGAAADHGGEHEGINWFGWTGFGDAGETRAALGFMFVNFAVVGILVFIILRGPLTRRVTTRREALVRALDEANAMKAAAEKALAEARAKMEMLEVEMARIREDLLSGGRADAARIGAEADKRAARMHEDAAVAVQQEIARMSQEIREEMVHAVIAAAEKAVTEKITAGDHARLATEYVDSIRGLQARAPGR; encoded by the coding sequence ATGCTGCTCAGATTGACGTTCGGACTCGTTCTCGCTTGCGCCCTGTGCGCCGCCGGCCCCGCGTTGGCGACGCAGCCGGCTGAGGCCGAAGCGGCAGGGGAGGGCGCGGCGGCCGACCACGGCGGCGAGCACGAGGGCATCAACTGGTTCGGCTGGACGGGCTTCGGCGACGCGGGCGAGACGCGCGCCGCGCTCGGCTTCATGTTCGTCAACTTCGCCGTGGTCGGCATCCTCGTGTTCATCATCCTGCGCGGACCCCTCACCCGCCGGGTCACGACGCGCCGCGAGGCGCTCGTCAGGGCGCTCGACGAGGCGAACGCCATGAAGGCCGCGGCCGAGAAGGCGCTCGCCGAGGCCCGCGCCAAGATGGAGATGCTCGAGGTCGAGATGGCGCGGATCCGCGAGGATCTCCTGTCGGGCGGGAGGGCCGATGCGGCCAGGATCGGCGCCGAGGCGGACAAGCGGGCGGCGCGCATGCACGAGGACGCGGCCGTCGCGGTGCAGCAGGAGATCGCGCGGATGTCGCAGGAGATCCGCGAGGAGATGGTCCACGCCGTGATCGCGGCCGCCGAGAAGGCGGTCACCGAGAAGATCACCGCGGGCGATCACGCGCGTCTGGCGACCGAGTACGTGGACTCCATCCGCGGGCTGCAGGCCCGCGCGCCCGGACGATGA
- the atpH gene encoding ATP synthase F1 subunit delta produces the protein MVTGSLARRWAKALFAIGEEQGNLLGLTREVQRVAETWAESEELRDSMSNPALGREARTQVWESVQRRLGATRVGRNFFMLLLAKGRLEELPAIARELQVLGDRKDNRLRAEVASASPIGEDVVTRLRMALQQATGSSVVVNTRVEPELIGGLVTRLGDMMYDGSVRTQLARAKEQMLGHGR, from the coding sequence ATGGTGACCGGAAGTTTGGCACGGCGCTGGGCCAAGGCGCTCTTCGCGATCGGGGAGGAGCAGGGCAACCTGCTCGGCCTGACGCGGGAGGTGCAGCGGGTCGCCGAGACCTGGGCCGAGAGCGAGGAGCTCAGGGACTCCATGTCGAACCCGGCGCTCGGCCGCGAGGCCCGCACGCAGGTCTGGGAGTCGGTGCAGCGGCGGCTCGGGGCGACGCGCGTCGGGCGCAACTTCTTCATGCTGCTGCTCGCCAAGGGACGGCTCGAGGAGCTCCCGGCGATCGCGCGCGAGCTGCAGGTGCTCGGGGACAGGAAGGACAACCGCCTGCGCGCCGAGGTCGCGAGCGCCTCGCCGATCGGCGAGGACGTCGTCACGCGGCTCAGGATGGCGCTCCAGCAGGCGACCGGGAGCTCGGTGGTCGTCAACACGCGCGTCGAGCCCGAGCTCATCGGGGGCCTGGTCACGCGCCTCGGCGACATGATGTACGACGGTTCGGTGAGGACGCAGCTCGCGAGGGCGAAAGAGCAGATGCTGGGCCACGGCCGGTAG